A single window of Aphidius gifuensis isolate YNYX2018 linkage group LG1, ASM1490517v1, whole genome shotgun sequence DNA harbors:
- the LOC122855209 gene encoding bromodomain testis-specific protein-like isoform X2: MLERNEVNMQQGDNNSQDNSFDGDERERLCKIPKTSAPGKTGSQFIPAKTPPPREEIRTAPTNGVVQPPVTPPPNRPGRMTNQLQYLQKQVIKLVIKHKFAWPFLQPVDANKLGLPDYHNIITQPMDLGTIKKRLENQYYWCANECLQDFHTMFANCYLYNKPGEDVVVMAQSLEKIYTSSVASMPKEEIEVKPPPPKTPKGKKAGRTAGSSGSLGGSGSGTSASSGGIQVASGIPQVGSNIPRGRPSFSASTVSSSVPNNIQQTLATTAGTTGVLPIPPIGTQAPISVPGSTNTTTIAQPTNITQMTTHNSLPQQVVPPPTGYHAQPAMETQQSSIQSGTTGVNVQQQQQVPTTPTVMPPPQPAKVKKGVKRKADTTTPTANSFEPMYQPMEGGKSAKIPSARRESVRQIKKPSRQAEDNGPFHQVAMPMMGVNAQQPQHTGGKTKEKLSEALKACNEILKELFSKKHSGYAWPFYKPVDAHLLGLHDYHDIIKIPMDLGTVKGKMDNREYRTAQEFAGDVRLIFTNCYKYNPPDHDVVAMARKLQDVFESRYEKIPDATHGGMIAAKIEASSSSASSSGSESSSDSDDDSEAERREKLVALQEELKSMQGQIKKLVEESGKKKKAKKKRKKPEKPKSKALSKQQQQQNAANLALSAAHHAGAMKDLLKPSNNMTDSVNASIASVVGGAGDIKMPNMVGGLPMGMSGDHSVMGVSGINKNHGQNTNTLMAPGPKPKAKRGPNKTTTAAAAKRPKANNKTTGTKKKNTTNQPPPPAFDSEDEDNAKPMSYDEKRQLSLDINKLPGDKLGRVVHIIQSREPSLRDSNPDEIEIDFETLKPSTLRELENYVASCLRKKVHKKVSGKSKEEQMAEKKQELEKRLQDMSQMGNSNKKTTKKEDNSKVADAVGPGGTSGPSARLSASSSSSSDSDSSSSSLSSSSSDSSDSEAGNSVNRPPRKKAKKPTPGAGPNPGNSTLPPGLTISHSGPNLMNNQISVSGMGSVPKQVVTQSNAAMPLDQGNNHQAMMGLSMTHNIPGVPPVVSHSSMPPQPTRPTSMATAAPVKKLTPPIQTNSSNPPTPSISVPTPPPSVTPTNTETAIPSPGIMRTPQGQTNVGFPIVNHITNDTSIINQQQSDIMQPYNSLVAVTTQSNIISHKKDIQQSSHLTMAPSIQHNTTQSSNNTNLNMLQDIKNSANLLPTTNIQSNVGVTNFNMANMGLQNLGTPMSIQNQLDSMLNTTSQHSTMQNSHNMTMATSQHQSSHHHHQQQQQQHQQQQQQSQHHHQQQQQQQQQQQQQQHQQQQQQQPSQPLPPQQQQQQNSNGFSNVKRENSPPNIMTNNGIPGLNISGMGMGMGSIFDPLPTMVPTMSMQMPQLSVKKEEKPTISSQPQMSHKQQMDGSFFAEMNSLGMPQMPNHSGSQQMSSDKKMTMPDTKNTANFASAFKNKQTAEQNVKNASSWSSLAQASSPQSVASNSSKNFARDSFQAFKKQAKEKQDRQRALQEQQELRKQQKEQAERERLRQENERRREREEEDVLDTQSSILSTASSRGSGNVGSDEMRVSVDTDSSPSHSSGQDKAAAERERQRQKEQERRRREAMTNKIDMNLQSDLMAAFEETL, translated from the exons ATGTTGGAAag aaacGAAGTCAACATGCAGCAGGGGGACAATAACTCGCAAGACAACTCC tttgaTGGAGATGAACGAGAAAGGCTGTGTAAAATACCGAAGACAAGTGCTCCTGGTAAAACAGGATCACAATTTATACCTGCAAAAACTCCACCACCACGCGAAGAAATTCGTACTGCTCCAACTAATGGAGTTGTACAACCACCAGTTACACCACCACCAAATAGACCTGGTCGTATGACAAATCAACTTCAATATCTACAAAAACAAGTTATTAAATTAgttataaaacataaatttgcCTGGCCATTTTTACAGCCAGTTGATGCTAATAAACTTGGTTTAccg gaTTATCATAACATTATTACACAACCAATGGATTTgggaacaataaaaaaacgttTAGAAAACCAGTATTATTGGTGTGCAAATGAATGTCTTCAAGATTTTCATACAATGTTTGCAAATTGTTACCTTTATAATAAACCTGGTGAAGATGTTGTTGTTATGGCTCaatcacttgaaaaaatatatacatcatcAGTTGCTTCAATGCCTAAAGAAGAAATTGAAGttaaaccaccaccaccaaaaaCTCCAAAAGGTAAAAAAGCTGGTCGTACAGCTGGCAGTAGTGGTAGTCTTGGTGGTAGTGGTAGTGGTACTAGTGCATCATCAGGTGGTATACAAGTTGCTAGTGGAATACCACAAGTTGGTAGTAATATACCACGTGGTCGTCCATCATTTAGTGCATCAACAGTTAGTTCAAGTGTACcaaataatatacaacaaaCATTAGCAACAACAGCTGGTACAACTGGTGTATTACCAATACCACCAATTGGTACACAAGCACCAATATCAGTACCAGGTAGtacaaatacaacaacaattgcACAACCAACAAATATAACACAAATGACAACACATAATTCATTACCACAACAAGTTGTACCACCACCAACTGGTTATCATGCACAACCAGCAATGGAAACACAACAATCATCAATACAATCTGGTACAACTGGTGTTAatgtacaacaacaacaacaagtaccaacaacaccaacagtTATGCCACCACCACAACCAGCTAAAGTTAAAAAAGGAGTTAAAAGAAAAGCAGATACAACAACACCAACTGCAAATTCATTTGAACCGATGTATCAACCAATGGAGGGCGGCAAGAGTGCTAAAATACCATCAGCAAGAAGAGAATCTGTAAGGCAAATTaaaaag CCATCGAGACAAGCAGAAGACAATGGTCCATTCCATCAGGTTGCCATGCCTATGATGGGGGTTAATGCCCAAcag ccacaACATACCGGtggaaaaacaaaagaaaaactttCAGAAGCATTGAAGGCATGTAATGAAATTCTcaaagaattattttcaaaaaaacactcg gGTTATGCGTGGCCATTTTATAAACCAGTTGATGCTCATTTACTTGGTCTTCATGATTACCATGATATCATAAAGATTCCTATGGATCTAGGCACTGTCAAG gGTAAAATGGATAATCGAGAATATAGAACAGCTCAAGAATTTGCTGGTGATGTGCGGCTTATATTCACCAATTGTTACAAGTATAATCCTCCTGATCATGATGTCGTTGCAATGGCTAGAAAACTTCAAGATGTTTTTGAATCAAG gTATGAAAAAATTCCTGATGCAACTCATGGTGGAATGATTGCAGCAAAGATTGAAGCTAGTAGTAGTAGTGCAAGTAGTTCTGGTTCTGAATCAAGTTCTGATAGTGATGATGATTCTGAAGCAGAAAGACGTGAAAAATTAGTTGCACTTCAAGAAGAACTTAAATCAATGCAaggacaaataaaaaaattagttgaagaatctggtaaaaaaaagaaagctaaaaagaagagaaaaaaaccagaaaaacCAAAATCAAAAGCATTAagtaaacaacaacaacaacaaaatgcaGCAAATTTAGCATTATCTGCTGCACATCATGCTGGTGCCATGAAAGATTTATTAAAACCAAGTAACAATATGACAGATAGTGTTAATGCAAGTATTGCAAGTGTTGTTGGTGGTGCTGGTGATATAAAAATGCCAAATATGGTTGGTGGTTTACCGATGGGTATGAGTGGTGATCATTCTGTAATGGGTGTTAgtggtattaataaaaatcatggacaaaatacaaatacattaATGGCACCTGGACCAAAACCAAAAGCAAAACGTGGtccaaataaaacaacaacagctgCTGCTGCTAAAAGACCaaaagcaaataataaaacaactggtacaaaaaagaaaaatacaacaaatcaaccaccaccaccagcatTTGATTCTGAAGATGAAGATAATGCTAAACCAATGTCATATGATGAAAAACGTCAACTTAGTttagatattaataaattacctgGTGATAAACTTGGACGTGTTGTACATATTATACAATCACGTGAACCATCATTAAGGGATTCAAATCctgatgaaattgaaattgattttgaaacATTAAAACCATCAACACTTAGAGAATTGGAAAATTATGTTGCATCatgtttaagaaaaaaagtacataaaaAAGTTAGTGGTAAATCAAAAGAAGAACAAAtggctgaaaaaaaacaagagcTTGAAAAAAGATTACAAGATATGAGTCAAATGggaaattcaaataaaaaaactacgaaaaaag AAGATAACAGTAAAGTTGCTGATGCTGTTGGACCTGGTGGTACAAGTGGGCCATCAGCAAGACTCTCAGCATCAAGTAGCAGTAGCAGTGATAGTGATTCAAGCAGTAGTTCGTTATCATCTAGCTCCAGTGATTCAAGCGACAGTGAAGCAG GTAATTCAGTAAATCGTCCACCAAGAAAGAAAGCCAAGAAACCAACACCTGGTGCTGGACCAAATCCTGGAAATTCAACATTACCACCG ggATTGACAATAAGTCACAGTGGACCCAATCTTATGAATAATCAAATAAGTGTAAGTGGCATGGGATCAGTTCCAAAACAAGTTGTAACACAATCAAATGCTGCAATGCCCTTGGATCAag gtAATAATCATCAAGCAATGATGGGATTATCAATGACACATAATATTCCTGGAGTACCACCAGTTGTTAGTCATTCTTCAATGCCACCACAACCAACACGACCAACATCAATGGCAACAGCAGCaccagttaaaaaattaacaccaCCAATACaaacaaattcatcaaatcCACCAACACCATCAATATCAgtaccaacaccaccaccaagtGTAACACCAACAAATACCGAAACAGCTATTCCATCACCAGGTATTATGAGAACACCACAAGGACAAACAAATGTTGGTTTTCCAATTGTAAATCATATTACAAATGatacatcaataattaatcaacaacaatCTGATATTATGCAGCCATATAATTCTctag tAGCAGTAACAACacaatcaaatataattagtcataaaaaagatattcaaCAATCATCACATTTAACAATGGCACCAAGTATTCAACATAATACAAcacaatcatcaaataatacaaatttaaatatgttacaagatattaaaaattcagctAATTTATTACCAACAACAAATATACAGTCAAATGTTGGTGTTACTAATTTTAATATGGCTAATATGGGATTACAAAATCTTGGTACACCAATGTCAATACAAAATCAATTAGATAGTATGTTGAATACAACAAGTCAACATTCAACAATGCAAAATTCTCATAATATGACAATGGCAACATCGCAACATCAATCAtcgcatcatcatcatcaacaacaacaacaacagcatcaacaacaacaacagcaatcacaacatcatcatcagcaacaacagcaacagcagcaacaacaacaacaacagcagcatcagcagcaacaacaacaacagccatCACAACCACTACCAccgcaacaacaacaacaacaaaattcaaaTGGTTTTTCAAATGTTAAACGTGAAAATTCACCACCAAATATTATGACAAATAATGGTATACCTGGACTTAATATTAGTGGTATGGGTATGGGAATGGGTTCAATATTTGATCCATTACCAACAATGGTACCAACAATGTCAATGCAAATGCCACAATTAAgtgttaaaaaagaagaaaaaccaACGATATCATCACAACCACAAATGTCTCATAAACAACAAATGGATG GAAGTTTCTTTGCAGAAATGAATTCACTTGGTATGCCACAAATGCCCAATCATTCTGGCTCACAACAAATGtcatctgataaaaaaatgacaatgccTGATACAAAAAATACAGCTAATTTTGCTTctgcttttaaaaataag caaACTGCTGaacaaaatgttaaaaatgcaTCATCATGGTCTTCATTAGCACAAGCATCAAGTCCACAATCAGTTGCATCAAATAgttcaaaaaattttgcaCGTGATTCATTTcaagcatttaaaaaacaagctaaagaaaaacaagataGACAACGTGCATTACAAGAACAACAAGAATTACgtaaacaacaaaaagaaCAAGCTGAACGTGAACGTTTACGACAAGAAAATGAAAGAAGAAGAGAACGTGAAGAAGAAGATGTTTTGGATACacaatcatcaatattatcaacagcatcatcaaGAGGTAGTGGTAATGTTGGTAGTGATGAAATGAGAGTATCTGTTGATACTGATAGTAGTCCAAGTCATTCATCAGGACAGGATAAAGCTGCTGCTGAACGTGAACGACAAAGACAAAAAGAACAAGAACGTAGACGTCGTGAAGCg atgACAAACAAGATTGACATGAACTTGCAAAGTGACTTGATGGCTGCATTCGAGGAAACATTATAA
- the LOC122855209 gene encoding homeotic protein female sterile-like isoform X1, whose translation MLERNEVNMQQGDNNSQDNSFDGDERERLCKIPKTSAPGKTGSQFIPAKTPPPREEIRTAPTNGVVQPPVTPPPNRPGRMTNQLQYLQKQVIKLVIKHKFAWPFLQPVDANKLGLPDYHNIITQPMDLGTIKKRLENQYYWCANECLQDFHTMFANCYLYNKPGEDVVVMAQSLEKIYTSSVASMPKEEIEVKPPPPKTPKGKKAGRTAGSSGSLGGSGSGTSASSGGIQVASGIPQVGSNIPRGRPSFSASTVSSSVPNNIQQTLATTAGTTGVLPIPPIGTQAPISVPGSTNTTTIAQPTNITQMTTHNSLPQQVVPPPTGYHAQPAMETQQSSIQSGTTGVNVQQQQQVPTTPTVMPPPQPAKVKKGVKRKADTTTPTANSFEPMYQPMEGGKSAKIPSARRESVRQIKKPSRQAEDNGPFHQVAMPMMGVNAQQPQHTGGKTKEKLSEALKACNEILKELFSKKHSGYAWPFYKPVDAHLLGLHDYHDIIKIPMDLGTVKGKMDNREYRTAQEFAGDVRLIFTNCYKYNPPDHDVVAMARKLQDVFESRYEKIPDATHGGMIAAKIEASSSSASSSGSESSSDSDDDSEAERREKLVALQEELKSMQGQIKKLVEESGKKKKAKKKRKKPEKPKSKALSKQQQQQNAANLALSAAHHAGAMKDLLKPSNNMTDSVNASIASVVGGAGDIKMPNMVGGLPMGMSGDHSVMGVSGINKNHGQNTNTLMAPGPKPKAKRGPNKTTTAAAAKRPKANNKTTGTKKKNTTNQPPPPAFDSEDEDNAKPMSYDEKRQLSLDINKLPGDKLGRVVHIIQSREPSLRDSNPDEIEIDFETLKPSTLRELENYVASCLRKKVHKKVSGKSKEEQMAEKKQELEKRLQDMSQMGNSNKKTTKKEDNSKVADAVGPGGTSGPSARLSASSSSSSDSDSSSSSLSSSSSDSSDSEAGNSVNRPPRKKAKKPTPGAGPNPGNSTLPPGLTISHSGPNLMNNQISVSGMGSVPKQVVTQSNAAMPLDQGNNHQAMMGLSMTHNIPGVPPVVSHSSMPPQPTRPTSMATAAPVKKLTPPIQTNSSNPPTPSISVPTPPPSVTPTNTETAIPSPGIMRTPQGQTNVGFPIVNHITNDTSIINQQQSDIMQPYNSLVAVTTQSNIISHKKDIQQSSHLTMAPSIQHNTTQSSNNTNLNMLQDIKNSANLLPTTNIQSNVGVTNFNMANMGLQNLGTPMSIQNQLDSMLNTTSQHSTMQNSHNMTMATSQHQSSHHHHQQQQQQHQQQQQQSQHHHQQQQQQQQQQQQQQHQQQQQQQPSQPLPPQQQQQQNSNGFSNVKRENSPPNIMTNNGIPGLNISGMGMGMGSIFDPLPTMVPTMSMQMPQLSVKKEEKPTISSQPQMSHKQQMDAGSFFAEMNSLGMPQMPNHSGSQQMSSDKKMTMPDTKNTANFASAFKNKQTAEQNVKNASSWSSLAQASSPQSVASNSSKNFARDSFQAFKKQAKEKQDRQRALQEQQELRKQQKEQAERERLRQENERRREREEEDVLDTQSSILSTASSRGSGNVGSDEMRVSVDTDSSPSHSSGQDKAAAERERQRQKEQERRRREAMTNKIDMNLQSDLMAAFEETL comes from the exons ATGTTGGAAag aaacGAAGTCAACATGCAGCAGGGGGACAATAACTCGCAAGACAACTCC tttgaTGGAGATGAACGAGAAAGGCTGTGTAAAATACCGAAGACAAGTGCTCCTGGTAAAACAGGATCACAATTTATACCTGCAAAAACTCCACCACCACGCGAAGAAATTCGTACTGCTCCAACTAATGGAGTTGTACAACCACCAGTTACACCACCACCAAATAGACCTGGTCGTATGACAAATCAACTTCAATATCTACAAAAACAAGTTATTAAATTAgttataaaacataaatttgcCTGGCCATTTTTACAGCCAGTTGATGCTAATAAACTTGGTTTAccg gaTTATCATAACATTATTACACAACCAATGGATTTgggaacaataaaaaaacgttTAGAAAACCAGTATTATTGGTGTGCAAATGAATGTCTTCAAGATTTTCATACAATGTTTGCAAATTGTTACCTTTATAATAAACCTGGTGAAGATGTTGTTGTTATGGCTCaatcacttgaaaaaatatatacatcatcAGTTGCTTCAATGCCTAAAGAAGAAATTGAAGttaaaccaccaccaccaaaaaCTCCAAAAGGTAAAAAAGCTGGTCGTACAGCTGGCAGTAGTGGTAGTCTTGGTGGTAGTGGTAGTGGTACTAGTGCATCATCAGGTGGTATACAAGTTGCTAGTGGAATACCACAAGTTGGTAGTAATATACCACGTGGTCGTCCATCATTTAGTGCATCAACAGTTAGTTCAAGTGTACcaaataatatacaacaaaCATTAGCAACAACAGCTGGTACAACTGGTGTATTACCAATACCACCAATTGGTACACAAGCACCAATATCAGTACCAGGTAGtacaaatacaacaacaattgcACAACCAACAAATATAACACAAATGACAACACATAATTCATTACCACAACAAGTTGTACCACCACCAACTGGTTATCATGCACAACCAGCAATGGAAACACAACAATCATCAATACAATCTGGTACAACTGGTGTTAatgtacaacaacaacaacaagtaccaacaacaccaacagtTATGCCACCACCACAACCAGCTAAAGTTAAAAAAGGAGTTAAAAGAAAAGCAGATACAACAACACCAACTGCAAATTCATTTGAACCGATGTATCAACCAATGGAGGGCGGCAAGAGTGCTAAAATACCATCAGCAAGAAGAGAATCTGTAAGGCAAATTaaaaag CCATCGAGACAAGCAGAAGACAATGGTCCATTCCATCAGGTTGCCATGCCTATGATGGGGGTTAATGCCCAAcag ccacaACATACCGGtggaaaaacaaaagaaaaactttCAGAAGCATTGAAGGCATGTAATGAAATTCTcaaagaattattttcaaaaaaacactcg gGTTATGCGTGGCCATTTTATAAACCAGTTGATGCTCATTTACTTGGTCTTCATGATTACCATGATATCATAAAGATTCCTATGGATCTAGGCACTGTCAAG gGTAAAATGGATAATCGAGAATATAGAACAGCTCAAGAATTTGCTGGTGATGTGCGGCTTATATTCACCAATTGTTACAAGTATAATCCTCCTGATCATGATGTCGTTGCAATGGCTAGAAAACTTCAAGATGTTTTTGAATCAAG gTATGAAAAAATTCCTGATGCAACTCATGGTGGAATGATTGCAGCAAAGATTGAAGCTAGTAGTAGTAGTGCAAGTAGTTCTGGTTCTGAATCAAGTTCTGATAGTGATGATGATTCTGAAGCAGAAAGACGTGAAAAATTAGTTGCACTTCAAGAAGAACTTAAATCAATGCAaggacaaataaaaaaattagttgaagaatctggtaaaaaaaagaaagctaaaaagaagagaaaaaaaccagaaaaacCAAAATCAAAAGCATTAagtaaacaacaacaacaacaaaatgcaGCAAATTTAGCATTATCTGCTGCACATCATGCTGGTGCCATGAAAGATTTATTAAAACCAAGTAACAATATGACAGATAGTGTTAATGCAAGTATTGCAAGTGTTGTTGGTGGTGCTGGTGATATAAAAATGCCAAATATGGTTGGTGGTTTACCGATGGGTATGAGTGGTGATCATTCTGTAATGGGTGTTAgtggtattaataaaaatcatggacaaaatacaaatacattaATGGCACCTGGACCAAAACCAAAAGCAAAACGTGGtccaaataaaacaacaacagctgCTGCTGCTAAAAGACCaaaagcaaataataaaacaactggtacaaaaaagaaaaatacaacaaatcaaccaccaccaccagcatTTGATTCTGAAGATGAAGATAATGCTAAACCAATGTCATATGATGAAAAACGTCAACTTAGTttagatattaataaattacctgGTGATAAACTTGGACGTGTTGTACATATTATACAATCACGTGAACCATCATTAAGGGATTCAAATCctgatgaaattgaaattgattttgaaacATTAAAACCATCAACACTTAGAGAATTGGAAAATTATGTTGCATCatgtttaagaaaaaaagtacataaaaAAGTTAGTGGTAAATCAAAAGAAGAACAAAtggctgaaaaaaaacaagagcTTGAAAAAAGATTACAAGATATGAGTCAAATGggaaattcaaataaaaaaactacgaaaaaag AAGATAACAGTAAAGTTGCTGATGCTGTTGGACCTGGTGGTACAAGTGGGCCATCAGCAAGACTCTCAGCATCAAGTAGCAGTAGCAGTGATAGTGATTCAAGCAGTAGTTCGTTATCATCTAGCTCCAGTGATTCAAGCGACAGTGAAGCAG GTAATTCAGTAAATCGTCCACCAAGAAAGAAAGCCAAGAAACCAACACCTGGTGCTGGACCAAATCCTGGAAATTCAACATTACCACCG ggATTGACAATAAGTCACAGTGGACCCAATCTTATGAATAATCAAATAAGTGTAAGTGGCATGGGATCAGTTCCAAAACAAGTTGTAACACAATCAAATGCTGCAATGCCCTTGGATCAag gtAATAATCATCAAGCAATGATGGGATTATCAATGACACATAATATTCCTGGAGTACCACCAGTTGTTAGTCATTCTTCAATGCCACCACAACCAACACGACCAACATCAATGGCAACAGCAGCaccagttaaaaaattaacaccaCCAATACaaacaaattcatcaaatcCACCAACACCATCAATATCAgtaccaacaccaccaccaagtGTAACACCAACAAATACCGAAACAGCTATTCCATCACCAGGTATTATGAGAACACCACAAGGACAAACAAATGTTGGTTTTCCAATTGTAAATCATATTACAAATGatacatcaataattaatcaacaacaatCTGATATTATGCAGCCATATAATTCTctag tAGCAGTAACAACacaatcaaatataattagtcataaaaaagatattcaaCAATCATCACATTTAACAATGGCACCAAGTATTCAACATAATACAAcacaatcatcaaataatacaaatttaaatatgttacaagatattaaaaattcagctAATTTATTACCAACAACAAATATACAGTCAAATGTTGGTGTTACTAATTTTAATATGGCTAATATGGGATTACAAAATCTTGGTACACCAATGTCAATACAAAATCAATTAGATAGTATGTTGAATACAACAAGTCAACATTCAACAATGCAAAATTCTCATAATATGACAATGGCAACATCGCAACATCAATCAtcgcatcatcatcatcaacaacaacaacaacagcatcaacaacaacaacagcaatcacaacatcatcatcagcaacaacagcaacagcagcaacaacaacaacaacagcagcatcagcagcaacaacaacaacagccatCACAACCACTACCAccgcaacaacaacaacaacaaaattcaaaTGGTTTTTCAAATGTTAAACGTGAAAATTCACCACCAAATATTATGACAAATAATGGTATACCTGGACTTAATATTAGTGGTATGGGTATGGGAATGGGTTCAATATTTGATCCATTACCAACAATGGTACCAACAATGTCAATGCAAATGCCACAATTAAgtgttaaaaaagaagaaaaaccaACGATATCATCACAACCACAAATGTCTCATAAACAACAAATGGATG CAGGAAGTTTCTTTGCAGAAATGAATTCACTTGGTATGCCACAAATGCCCAATCATTCTGGCTCACAACAAATGtcatctgataaaaaaatgacaatgccTGATACAAAAAATACAGCTAATTTTGCTTctgcttttaaaaataag caaACTGCTGaacaaaatgttaaaaatgcaTCATCATGGTCTTCATTAGCACAAGCATCAAGTCCACAATCAGTTGCATCAAATAgttcaaaaaattttgcaCGTGATTCATTTcaagcatttaaaaaacaagctaaagaaaaacaagataGACAACGTGCATTACAAGAACAACAAGAATTACgtaaacaacaaaaagaaCAAGCTGAACGTGAACGTTTACGACAAGAAAATGAAAGAAGAAGAGAACGTGAAGAAGAAGATGTTTTGGATACacaatcatcaatattatcaacagcatcatcaaGAGGTAGTGGTAATGTTGGTAGTGATGAAATGAGAGTATCTGTTGATACTGATAGTAGTCCAAGTCATTCATCAGGACAGGATAAAGCTGCTGCTGAACGTGAACGACAAAGACAAAAAGAACAAGAACGTAGACGTCGTGAAGCg atgACAAACAAGATTGACATGAACTTGCAAAGTGACTTGATGGCTGCATTCGAGGAAACATTATAA